A stretch of candidate division KSB1 bacterium DNA encodes these proteins:
- a CDS encoding cytochrome c maturation protein CcmE, with amino-acid sequence MNRRFKFFWVVAIALFAVGFLVSSGMQETMVYSVTVKELLTNSAKFEGRGVRLEGRVVLGSLVKHSATLFEFSIAAEEEIMPVRYSGILPDTFRENHDVILEGEYRNGVFTARHIFTKCASKYEAVPEHDSTMVRK; translated from the coding sequence ATGAACCGCCGGTTTAAATTTTTCTGGGTCGTGGCCATCGCGCTCTTTGCCGTCGGATTCCTCGTCAGCAGCGGCATGCAGGAAACCATGGTTTACTCCGTCACCGTCAAGGAGTTGTTGACAAACTCTGCCAAGTTCGAGGGACGCGGCGTGCGCCTCGAAGGAAGAGTCGTGCTCGGAAGCCTGGTCAAACACAGCGCCACGTTGTTCGAATTTTCCATTGCGGCCGAGGAGGAGATTATGCCGGTTCGCTACAGCGGCATTCTTCCCGACACCTTTCGCGAGAATCACGACGTGATTCTGGAAGGAGAATACCGCAATGGCGTTTTTACGGCGCGTCACATTTTCACCAAATGCGCTTCAAAATATGAAGCCGTACCGGAACACGATTCGACGATGGTGCGGAAATAA
- a CDS encoding energy transducer TonB — MSAFLSFVEFPYGLPELRANYRKYVIRGLAISIVLNFSFLGAYWAAVYLGKDEEPVRVVRIMKYSELGPPPSITETKAVAPSIAVSTAVKPSIGIPVPVPDALVDPEQTFASQTELSQVVGPMLGEGQGNGQTQIVAEESDLNLQIEDEGPPPDFVPFEKPPVVIKRVEPIYPELARKAGLEGRVYLKVWIDKRGKVKDVVILKSTVELFNQPAIEAARQWEFTPALMKHGPVDVWSTLTFNFRLRDAAS, encoded by the coding sequence ATGTCCGCCTTCTTGAGTTTTGTGGAGTTTCCTTACGGACTCCCCGAGCTGCGAGCGAACTACCGAAAATACGTCATCCGGGGTTTGGCGATTTCGATCGTGCTCAATTTTTCATTTCTGGGCGCGTACTGGGCCGCTGTTTATCTCGGCAAAGATGAAGAGCCGGTGCGCGTTGTTCGCATCATGAAATACAGCGAGCTTGGCCCGCCGCCTTCGATCACGGAAACGAAAGCCGTGGCGCCGTCAATCGCGGTGTCCACCGCCGTGAAGCCGAGCATTGGCATTCCAGTGCCGGTTCCCGATGCGCTGGTTGATCCCGAACAAACTTTTGCCAGCCAAACGGAATTGAGCCAGGTGGTCGGACCGATGCTGGGCGAAGGCCAAGGCAACGGCCAGACCCAGATTGTGGCCGAGGAAAGCGATTTGAATTTACAAATTGAAGACGAAGGCCCGCCGCCGGATTTTGTGCCGTTTGAAAAACCGCCGGTCGTGATTAAACGGGTGGAACCGATCTATCCCGAGTTGGCGCGCAAAGCCGGCCTCGAGGGCCGGGTCTATTTGAAAGTTTGGATCGACAAGCGCGGCAAAGTGAAAGACGTCGTCATTTTAAAAAGCACGGTGGAACTGTTCAATCAGCCTGCCATCGAGGCGGCCAGGCAATGGGAATTTACACCGGCGCTGATGAAACATGGCCCGGTCGATGTGTGGTCGACGTTGACGTTCAATTTCCGGCTGCGGGATGCGGCTTCGTAA
- a CDS encoding heme lyase CcmF/NrfE family subunit — MPELGTWLLWLSGLTTAYSLFILIAGIRSGRDGAAFIASGRNAALASGALLTLAAGLLFYNLAISNFRVEYVASYTSRELPLFYKLSAFWGGQAGSLLLWAWLLALFAVAVLLIYQRKNLPAITHVTAILMGILLFFNVLLLFVAPPFELLPRVPANGNGLNPLLQHPAMALHPPLLYLGYVGMAVPLAFALGALLSGHLDDSWVKNVRRWTLIPWFFLTMGIMLGARWAYVELGWGGYWAWDPVENASLMPWLTATAFLHSTMIQEKKGMLKIWNMVLIILTFELCIFGTFITRSGIISSVHAFAQSGIGPMFGVFLATSSAFCVWALIRRIPDLGAKNQLESMVSRESTFLMNNLILLGATFAVFWGTIFPLISEAVRGVRITVGAPFFNQVNVPIGLALLALTGIGPVLAWRRSSPENLRRQFLGPLIATLAGTILLWMLGIRHFYALVTFALSILVTATIVQEFYRGVRARQQSHAENWLAALWRLVARNQRRYGGYVVHFGVVLIFVGIAGTAFTVHLEATVRAGESFTISHYEVKFDRMDFGHDAAKQWMAAEVTVWDEGKMVKNLRPEKRLYQTHEQPTTEVALLSTWRDDLYLVLAGYDEEKQEATFSAYVNPLVIWLWIGGWVMAIGTLLALAPLSRETKTLMNKPLPLRNFRKTRHRRKIVLTD; from the coding sequence ATGCCTGAACTCGGAACTTGGTTGCTTTGGCTCAGTGGTTTGACAACTGCCTACAGTCTGTTCATTTTAATAGCCGGCATACGAAGCGGCCGCGACGGCGCGGCGTTCATCGCCAGCGGACGGAACGCCGCCCTCGCCTCCGGCGCATTATTGACGCTCGCAGCCGGCTTGCTCTTTTATAATCTGGCCATCTCAAATTTTCGCGTCGAATACGTGGCCAGTTATACCAGCCGCGAGTTGCCTCTCTTTTACAAACTCAGCGCTTTTTGGGGCGGGCAGGCAGGCTCGTTGCTCTTGTGGGCGTGGCTGCTTGCGCTTTTCGCCGTCGCCGTGTTGTTGATTTATCAGCGAAAAAATTTGCCGGCGATAACACATGTCACGGCGATTTTGATGGGCATTTTGCTTTTCTTCAACGTGCTGTTGCTATTCGTCGCGCCGCCGTTTGAGCTTCTGCCTCGCGTGCCGGCCAACGGCAACGGCCTGAATCCGCTCCTGCAACATCCGGCAATGGCTCTTCATCCGCCGCTGCTTTATCTCGGCTACGTTGGCATGGCGGTGCCGCTCGCGTTTGCGCTCGGCGCGTTGCTCTCCGGCCATCTCGATGATTCGTGGGTCAAAAACGTTCGGCGTTGGACGTTGATTCCGTGGTTCTTTTTGACGATGGGCATCATGCTCGGCGCGCGCTGGGCGTATGTCGAGCTGGGCTGGGGCGGCTACTGGGCGTGGGACCCGGTTGAAAACGCCTCTCTTATGCCTTGGCTCACCGCCACCGCCTTTCTGCACAGCACCATGATTCAAGAGAAAAAAGGCATGCTGAAAATTTGGAACATGGTGCTGATCATCTTGACGTTCGAGCTGTGCATCTTCGGAACCTTCATCACGCGCAGCGGCATCATTTCCTCGGTTCATGCTTTCGCGCAATCCGGCATCGGCCCGATGTTCGGCGTGTTTCTCGCCACCAGTTCCGCGTTCTGCGTGTGGGCGTTAATACGTCGCATTCCGGATTTGGGTGCGAAAAACCAGCTCGAGTCAATGGTCTCGCGCGAATCGACGTTTTTGATGAATAATTTGATTCTGCTCGGCGCCACCTTCGCGGTTTTTTGGGGAACGATATTCCCGTTGATTTCCGAAGCGGTGCGCGGCGTCAGAATCACCGTCGGCGCGCCGTTCTTCAACCAGGTCAACGTGCCGATTGGCCTCGCGCTGCTGGCATTGACCGGTATCGGCCCGGTGCTCGCCTGGCGGCGAAGCTCGCCGGAAAATTTGCGCAGACAATTCCTCGGGCCGCTGATCGCAACCCTTGCCGGAACAATTTTGCTGTGGATGCTCGGCATCCGGCATTTTTATGCTCTCGTGACGTTTGCATTGTCGATTCTCGTCACCGCCACGATCGTGCAGGAATTTTATCGCGGCGTGCGGGCGCGGCAGCAGAGTCATGCGGAAAATTGGCTAGCGGCGTTATGGCGTCTCGTTGCCCGCAATCAACGGCGCTATGGCGGGTACGTGGTGCATTTCGGTGTGGTGCTGATTTTTGTCGGCATCGCCGGCACGGCGTTCACCGTGCATCTCGAAGCCACGGTTCGGGCCGGCGAATCCTTCACCATCAGTCATTATGAGGTCAAATTTGATCGCATGGATTTCGGCCACGATGCCGCCAAGCAGTGGATGGCGGCGGAAGTCACTGTTTGGGATGAAGGGAAGATGGTCAAAAACCTGCGTCCGGAAAAGCGTTTGTACCAGACACACGAGCAGCCGACAACGGAAGTCGCGCTGCTGTCAACCTGGCGGGATGATCTCTATCTCGTGCTCGCGGGGTACGATGAGGAAAAGCAAGAAGCCACTTTTTCGGCTTATGTGAATCCGCTGGTCATCTGGTTGTGGATTGGCGGCTGGGTGATGGCGATCGGAACGTTGTTGGCTCTGGCGCCGTTATCACGCGAGACAAAAACGCTGATGAACAAACCGCTGCCTTTGAGAAATTTTCGAAAAACCCGGCATCGCCGCAAAATCGTCTTGACAGATTGA
- a CDS encoding dihydroorotate dehydrogenase-like protein produces MNLTTTYLGRKLKNPLVASASPLSHNLDNIRRLEDAGAAAVVLFSLFEEEILHESRELDHYLTYGTESYAEALSYFPAPHEFYLGPDEYLEHIRRAKAAVDIPIIGSLNGVSTGGWINYARKIESAGADAIELNLYYIPTDPALASDDVERMYLNTLKAVKASVNIPVALKLSPFFSAMANMAKQFDAAGANALVLFNRFYQPDIDLENLEVVPNVILSTPQSMRLPLRWIAILYGKIKADLAATSGIHTAADVLKMLMAGANVTMMASALLHNGIGHLSKVLREMEIWMEEHEYESVQQMQGSMSQKSVAEPAAFERANYIKALHSFQSI; encoded by the coding sequence ATGAATCTCACGACGACTTATCTCGGCAGGAAATTAAAAAATCCGCTGGTGGCCTCGGCTTCGCCCCTGTCGCACAATCTTGACAACATTCGCCGCCTGGAAGACGCCGGTGCCGCGGCCGTCGTGCTCTTTTCACTTTTTGAAGAGGAAATTCTTCACGAAAGCCGCGAGCTTGATCATTATCTCACCTACGGCACGGAGAGCTACGCCGAGGCGTTGAGCTATTTTCCGGCGCCGCACGAATTTTATCTCGGTCCCGACGAATATCTCGAACATATTCGTCGTGCCAAGGCCGCGGTTGACATCCCGATCATCGGCAGCTTGAACGGTGTCTCGACCGGCGGCTGGATCAACTACGCGCGCAAGATCGAATCCGCCGGCGCCGATGCCATCGAATTGAATCTTTATTACATTCCGACCGATCCGGCCCTTGCCAGCGATGACGTCGAGAGAATGTATTTGAACACGCTCAAAGCAGTGAAGGCCAGCGTAAATATTCCGGTGGCGCTCAAGCTCAGCCCGTTTTTCAGCGCCATGGCGAATATGGCCAAACAATTTGACGCGGCCGGCGCCAATGCCCTGGTGTTGTTCAACCGGTTTTATCAACCGGACATCGATTTGGAAAATCTCGAAGTGGTGCCCAACGTGATTTTGAGCACGCCGCAATCCATGCGCCTGCCGCTGCGGTGGATTGCGATTCTCTACGGAAAAATCAAAGCGGATTTGGCGGCGACCAGCGGCATTCACACCGCGGCCGATGTTTTGAAAATGTTGATGGCCGGCGCCAATGTCACGATGATGGCCTCGGCGCTGTTGCACAACGGCATCGGCCATCTCAGCAAAGTCCTCCGCGAAATGGAAATTTGGATGGAGGAACACGAATACGAATCGGTGCAGCAAATGCAGGGTAGCATGAGCCAGAAGTCGGTCGCTGAGCCGGCCGCCTTCGAGCGCGCCAATTATATCAAAGCGCTGCACAGTTTTCAAAGCATTTAA
- the nifJ gene encoding pyruvate:ferredoxin (flavodoxin) oxidoreductase, whose amino-acid sequence MNRRMVTLDGNEAAAYVAHKTNEVIAIYPITPSSPMGEWADAWSAVGEKNIWGTTPVVTEMQSEGGAAGAVHGALQTGGLTTTFTSSQGLMLMIPNMYKIAGELTPTVFHVAARSLAAQALSIFGDHSDVMAVRSTGFAMLASASVQEVMDFALIAQAATLESRVPFLHFFDGFRTSHEVNKIEQLTEADMAAMLDDELVRAHRRRALSPDQPVLRGSAQNPDVYFQGREAVNRFYLACPEIVQKVMNKFASLTGRQYKLFDYIGAPDAERIIVLMGSGAEAVQETVDHLVRRGEKVGVVKVRLYRPFSIEHFVSVLPPTVKTIAALDRTKEPGGLGEPLYLDVVAAVNETMTNASGSLKLSPRLIGGRYGLSSKEFTPAMIKSIFDEMKKAAPKNHFTVGINDDVTMTSLEYDPNFSTEPDDVIRAMFYGLGADGTVGANKNSIKIIGEDTPNYAQGYFVYDSKKSGSVTVSHLRFGPRPIHSTYLVKQANFIGCHQFNFVEKFDMLPNLVEGGTFLLNSPYGPEEVWDHLPRQLQEQLIAKQAKFYVIDGYTVAKETGMGARMNTIMQTCFFAISGVLPRQEAIAKIKETIKKTYGAKGDEIVQMNYRAVDQTLEHLYEVKVPDKVTSTFDRPDVVAEGAPDFVKNFTAKIIAGYGDDVPVSAMPVDGTFPTATAMWEKRAIALEIPIWDKEICIQCNKCALVCPHAAIRVKVYEERELANAPATFEFMEARDREWKGMKYTVQVAPEDCTGCGICVEICPAKNKRETRLKAINMQPLVEHRERERVNFDFFLKIPELDRRKIKINSVKGSQLLQPLFEFSGACAGCGETPYVKLVSQLFGDRAVIANATGCSSIYGGNLPTTPWAKNPEGRGPAWSNSLFEDNAEFGFGFRLTIDKQKEQAEELLRLLEPELGRETVQTLLNADQSDEAGIYEQRERVERLKEKLARMSSGVAKNLLSLADYLVKKSVWIIGGDGWAYDIGYGGLDHVLASGKNVNILVLDTEVYSNTGGQMSKATPRGAVAKFAAGGKPRPKKDLAMLAMSYGHVYVARVAMGANDTQTVQAFIEAEQYDGPSLIIAYSHCIAHGINMTKGMEQQKLAVNSGYWPMFRYNPKLAEEGKSPLHLDSRPPSIPLKEYMYRETRFKMLTKSNPVEAERLLRLAQQDVQSRWRLYEHLAVFGASNKE is encoded by the coding sequence ATGAACCGCAGAATGGTCACACTGGACGGCAATGAAGCGGCGGCGTATGTCGCGCACAAAACGAATGAGGTGATTGCAATTTATCCGATCACGCCGTCATCGCCAATGGGCGAATGGGCGGATGCGTGGTCTGCCGTCGGTGAAAAAAATATTTGGGGCACGACGCCGGTGGTGACGGAGATGCAAAGCGAGGGCGGCGCAGCGGGCGCGGTGCATGGCGCGTTGCAAACCGGTGGCCTCACCACGACCTTCACCTCGTCGCAGGGACTCATGTTGATGATTCCCAACATGTATAAAATTGCCGGCGAATTGACGCCGACGGTTTTTCATGTGGCGGCGCGCTCGTTGGCGGCGCAGGCGCTGTCGATCTTCGGCGACCATAGCGATGTGATGGCGGTGCGTTCAACCGGCTTTGCGATGCTGGCTTCGGCCTCAGTGCAGGAAGTGATGGACTTCGCGCTCATCGCGCAGGCCGCGACGCTCGAATCGCGCGTGCCGTTTCTCCATTTTTTCGACGGCTTTCGCACGTCGCACGAAGTGAACAAGATCGAGCAATTGACGGAAGCAGATATGGCCGCGATGCTGGATGATGAGTTGGTGCGGGCGCATCGACGCCGGGCGTTGTCACCGGATCAACCGGTGCTGCGTGGCTCGGCGCAAAATCCCGATGTCTATTTCCAGGGCCGCGAAGCCGTCAATCGGTTTTATCTCGCTTGCCCCGAAATTGTGCAAAAGGTGATGAACAAATTTGCCAGCTTGACGGGGCGCCAATACAAACTGTTCGATTACATCGGCGCGCCGGATGCCGAGCGCATCATCGTGTTGATGGGTTCCGGCGCTGAAGCGGTGCAGGAAACGGTGGATCATCTCGTGCGGCGCGGCGAAAAAGTCGGCGTCGTCAAAGTCCGGCTCTATCGTCCGTTTTCCATCGAGCACTTTGTGAGCGTATTGCCGCCGACGGTGAAGACGATCGCGGCGCTGGATCGCACCAAAGAACCTGGTGGTTTGGGAGAGCCGCTCTATTTAGACGTGGTTGCGGCAGTAAACGAAACGATGACAAACGCGAGCGGCTCTCTCAAATTATCTCCCCGCCTCATCGGCGGGCGATACGGCTTGTCTTCCAAAGAGTTCACGCCGGCGATGATCAAAAGCATTTTTGATGAAATGAAAAAAGCCGCACCGAAAAATCATTTCACTGTCGGCATCAACGATGACGTGACGATGACGAGCCTCGAATATGATCCGAATTTTTCCACCGAACCGGACGATGTGATTCGCGCCATGTTTTATGGCCTCGGCGCGGATGGCACGGTCGGCGCCAACAAGAATTCCATCAAAATCATCGGTGAGGACACGCCGAATTACGCCCAGGGTTATTTCGTTTATGATTCCAAAAAATCCGGCTCCGTGACGGTGTCGCACTTGCGCTTCGGCCCGCGCCCGATTCATTCCACGTATTTGGTGAAGCAGGCGAATTTCATCGGCTGCCATCAGTTCAATTTCGTCGAAAAATTCGACATGCTGCCCAATCTGGTGGAAGGCGGCACGTTTCTGTTGAACAGCCCGTACGGCCCGGAAGAAGTGTGGGATCATCTGCCGCGCCAACTGCAAGAGCAGCTCATCGCGAAGCAGGCGAAATTTTATGTGATCGACGGCTACACGGTGGCGAAGGAAACCGGCATGGGCGCGCGCATGAACACGATTATGCAAACCTGCTTCTTCGCGATCTCCGGCGTGCTGCCGCGCCAGGAGGCCATCGCCAAGATTAAAGAGACAATCAAAAAAACCTACGGCGCGAAGGGTGATGAAATTGTCCAGATGAATTACCGTGCCGTCGATCAAACGCTGGAACATTTGTATGAAGTGAAAGTGCCGGACAAAGTCACCAGCACATTTGACCGGCCCGATGTTGTTGCAGAAGGGGCGCCTGATTTCGTGAAAAATTTCACCGCCAAAATCATCGCCGGTTATGGTGACGATGTGCCGGTAAGCGCGATGCCGGTGGACGGCACGTTTCCAACCGCGACGGCAATGTGGGAAAAACGGGCGATAGCGTTGGAGATTCCGATTTGGGACAAGGAGATTTGCATTCAGTGCAACAAATGCGCGCTGGTTTGCCCACACGCCGCGATTCGCGTGAAAGTGTATGAAGAAAGGGAACTGGCCAACGCGCCGGCGACGTTTGAATTTATGGAAGCGCGCGATCGCGAATGGAAGGGCATGAAATACACTGTGCAAGTCGCGCCGGAAGACTGCACCGGCTGCGGCATCTGCGTGGAAATTTGTCCGGCGAAAAACAAGCGCGAGACGCGGCTGAAGGCCATCAACATGCAGCCGCTCGTCGAGCATCGCGAGCGCGAGCGTGTCAATTTCGATTTCTTCTTAAAAATTCCGGAGTTGGATCGCCGGAAGATCAAAATCAATTCAGTCAAAGGCTCGCAGCTCTTGCAGCCGTTGTTTGAATTTTCCGGCGCCTGCGCCGGCTGCGGCGAAACGCCGTATGTCAAGCTGGTCAGCCAGTTGTTTGGCGATCGCGCCGTCATCGCCAATGCCACCGGCTGCTCGTCGATTTACGGCGGCAATCTGCCGACGACGCCGTGGGCGAAAAATCCCGAGGGCCGCGGCCCGGCGTGGTCGAACTCGCTGTTCGAAGACAACGCTGAATTTGGTTTCGGCTTTCGTTTGACGATTGACAAACAAAAAGAGCAAGCCGAAGAGTTGCTGCGATTGCTGGAGCCGGAACTCGGAAGGGAAACTGTGCAGACGCTCCTAAACGCAGATCAGTCGGACGAGGCTGGCATTTACGAGCAACGCGAACGGGTCGAGCGGTTAAAGGAAAAACTCGCCAGGATGAGCTCCGGCGTTGCAAAAAATTTGCTCAGCCTCGCCGACTATCTGGTGAAGAAAAGCGTGTGGATCATCGGCGGCGACGGTTGGGCGTATGACATCGGCTACGGCGGTTTGGATCACGTGCTGGCGTCCGGCAAAAATGTGAATATTCTCGTGCTCGACACCGAAGTTTATTCCAACACCGGCGGCCAGATGTCAAAAGCCACGCCGCGCGGCGCGGTGGCCAAATTTGCCGCCGGCGGCAAGCCACGCCCGAAAAAAGATCTGGCGATGCTGGCGATGAGCTACGGCCATGTTTACGTCGCGCGCGTGGCGATGGGCGCGAACGATACGCAAACCGTGCAGGCGTTCATCGAAGCCGAGCAGTACGACGGCCCGTCGCTGATCATCGCCTACAGCCATTGCATCGCCCACGGCATCAACATGACCAAAGGCATGGAGCAGCAAAAGCTGGCGGTCAATTCCGGTTACTGGCCGATGTTTCGGTACAATCCCAAACTGGCTGAAGAAGGCAAATCGCCTTTGCATTTGGATTCCCGTCCGCCGTCGATTCCGTTGAAGGAGTACATGTATCGCGAGACACGCTTTAAAATGCTTACCAAGAGCAACCCCGTCGAAGCGGAGCGTCTGCTGCGATTGGCGCAACAGGACGTGCAAAGCCGCTGGCGTCTGTACGAGCATCTCGCGGTGTTCGGCGCGAGCAACAAGGAATAA